One region of Desulfobacterales bacterium genomic DNA includes:
- a CDS encoding glycosyltransferase family 1 protein has product MMKNNIIFHLPFELKPPTGARYIRPQKLMKAFSKLGYEIDLVEGVGKKRKVDIAKIKEKIIKHQVKYDFLYSESSTFPTLLASGKKDLIRYCLMDFNFFKFCKNNGIKLSVFYRDIHWRFRYIRFVNFWQKMLYHFDLYEYSKLLDVLYMPHLTMYNYNPFKLRGEVKALSPGADMPQTFVIDKKSTDFLNLFYVGGLSNIYDLRKLFIGVNNTSFTKLIFITRKTEWDNEKEKYQPFLNDRITISHAFGENLKNYYNQSSIACLFVNPTPYWKLTYPFKLFEYLGNLKPIIATNGTLAGDFVAENDVGWTIEYSLDSLIELLKYIYNNPKIIEEKINNIQALLPSISWETKAKQIISDLS; this is encoded by the coding sequence TTGATGAAAAATAATATTATATTTCACCTTCCTTTTGAGCTTAAGCCGCCTACTGGAGCCAGATACATAAGACCTCAAAAGCTTATGAAAGCCTTTTCTAAATTAGGCTATGAAATCGATTTAGTAGAAGGAGTAGGAAAAAAAAGAAAAGTTGATATCGCAAAAATCAAAGAAAAAATAATTAAGCATCAAGTCAAGTACGATTTTTTATATTCCGAATCTTCTACATTTCCAACTTTACTCGCATCAGGAAAAAAAGATTTAATACGGTATTGCTTAATGGATTTTAATTTTTTTAAATTCTGCAAAAATAATGGAATAAAATTATCTGTTTTCTACAGGGATATACACTGGCGGTTCAGATACATCAGATTTGTTAATTTCTGGCAAAAAATGCTTTATCATTTTGATTTATACGAATATTCAAAACTTCTTGATGTTTTATATATGCCCCATTTAACAATGTATAATTATAATCCATTCAAATTGAGAGGTGAAGTTAAAGCCCTGTCTCCTGGGGCAGATATGCCTCAAACTTTTGTTATCGACAAAAAAAGCACAGATTTTTTAAATTTATTTTATGTAGGTGGATTAAGCAATATATATGACCTTAGAAAACTTTTTATCGGAGTAAATAACACATCCTTCACTAAATTAATTTTTATTACAAGAAAAACTGAATGGGATAATGAAAAAGAAAAATATCAGCCTTTTTTAAATGACCGGATTACTATATCTCACGCATTTGGAGAAAATCTTAAAAATTATTATAATCAATCAAGTATAGCTTGTTTATTTGTTAATCCTACTCCTTATTGGAAACTTACTTATCCTTTTAAACTATTCGAATATCTTGGTAATCTTAAACCTATTATCGCTACAAATGGAACATTAGCTGGCGATTTTGTTGCAGAAAATGATGTTGGCTGGACTATTGAATATTCATTAGATAGCCTGATTGAGCTACTTAAATATATTTATAATAACCCAAAAATTATCGAAGAAAAAATAAATAATATACAGGCATTGCTTCCGAGTATTAGCTGGGAAACAAAAGCGAAGCAGATAATTTCTGATTTGAGTTAA
- a CDS encoding alpha-D-glucose phosphate-specific phosphoglucomutase: protein MAVHELAGKKAPRELLANIPRLVSAFYNYQPNSDNAEQMVSFGTSGHRGSSLNCTFNESHILAISQAISEYRKASNITGPLYVGMDTHALSEPALFTAIEVFVGNDVDIALQKNLGYTPTPVISHAILIHNKNKTSRIADGVVITPSHNPPPDGGFKYNPPSGGPAGTTTTKKIQERANEIIKNNLKDIKRIPLFKALKSDKCHYHDYVQPYVDDLNNIINMEAIAKSNIKIGVDPMGGAGIAFWDPIAEKYGINLEVVNRTIDPTFSFMTVDKDGKIRMDCSSPYAMAGLIHLKDKFDIAFGNDPDYDRHGIVTKSGGLMNPNHYLAVAIWYLFQNRPNWRKDAAIGKTLVSSAIIDRVAKYLGKKLAEVPVGFKWFVDGLLDGSYGFGGEESAGASFLRKDGTVWTTDKDGIILNLLSAEITAVTKLDPFEQYKNLEKQFGSPIYERMDVHATKEEKKAFKKLTPSMITNESLAGEKIIAKLTNAPANNEPIGGIKVVTANGWFAARPSGTEDIYKIYAESFKTKEHLNKIKEEAQSIVKQALNS from the coding sequence ATGGCAGTACATGAACTTGCAGGAAAAAAAGCTCCAAGGGAGCTACTTGCTAATATCCCCAGACTTGTTTCAGCTTTTTATAACTACCAACCAAATTCTGATAATGCAGAGCAAATGGTTTCGTTTGGAACTTCTGGGCATAGAGGCTCATCTTTAAATTGCACATTTAATGAATCCCATATACTTGCAATATCCCAAGCAATTTCTGAATACAGAAAAGCATCTAATATAACCGGACCTCTCTATGTAGGAATGGATACCCATGCGCTTTCAGAGCCAGCTCTTTTTACTGCCATAGAAGTATTTGTTGGAAACGATGTTGATATAGCTCTTCAAAAAAATTTAGGATATACCCCTACGCCAGTAATATCCCATGCAATACTTATCCATAATAAAAATAAAACATCCAGAATTGCAGATGGAGTAGTAATTACTCCGTCCCATAACCCACCTCCTGATGGAGGATTCAAGTACAATCCGCCTTCAGGAGGCCCTGCAGGCACTACTACAACAAAAAAAATTCAAGAGAGAGCAAATGAAATCATAAAAAACAATCTTAAGGATATAAAAAGGATTCCTTTGTTTAAGGCTTTAAAGTCAGATAAATGTCATTACCATGATTATGTTCAGCCTTATGTAGATGACTTAAACAATATAATTAATATGGAAGCCATCGCAAAATCAAATATCAAAATTGGAGTTGACCCAATGGGAGGCGCAGGGATAGCCTTCTGGGATCCAATTGCTGAAAAATATGGTATTAATCTTGAAGTAGTAAATCGAACTATAGATCCAACTTTCTCATTTATGACGGTTGACAAAGATGGCAAAATTCGTATGGATTGCTCATCGCCTTATGCTATGGCTGGTCTTATACACCTTAAAGATAAATTTGATATAGCTTTTGGAAATGATCCTGACTATGACAGGCACGGCATAGTTACTAAGTCAGGAGGACTTATGAATCCAAATCACTATTTAGCTGTAGCCATTTGGTATCTTTTTCAAAACAGACCAAACTGGAGAAAAGATGCAGCAATCGGGAAAACTCTTGTTTCAAGTGCTATTATTGATAGGGTTGCCAAATATTTGGGGAAAAAATTAGCTGAAGTTCCTGTTGGTTTTAAATGGTTTGTTGATGGGCTCTTAGATGGTTCTTATGGATTTGGAGGGGAAGAAAGTGCTGGTGCATCTTTTTTAAGAAAAGATGGAACCGTATGGACTACAGATAAAGACGGAATTATACTAAATCTTCTATCAGCAGAAATTACTGCTGTAACAAAATTAGACCCTTTTGAACAATATAAAAACTTAGAAAAACAATTCGGTAGTCCAATATATGAAAGAATGGATGTTCACGCAACAAAGGAAGAAAAAAAAGCTTTCAAAAAGCTTACTCCAAGTATGATAACTAACGAATCCCTTGCCGGAGAAAAAATAATTGCAAAACTTACAAACGCCCCTGCTAATAACGAACCAATCGGTGGGATAAAAGTAGTCACAGCAAATGGATGGTTTGCCGCAAGACCATCTGGAACTGAAGACATTTATAAAATATATGCGGAAAGCTTTAAAACTAAAGAACATTTAAATAAAATAAAAGAAGAAGCTCAATCAATAGTAAAACAAGCACTAAATAGCTAA
- the parE gene encoding DNA topoisomerase IV subunit B, with translation MGKSNFISDYTSEDIEVLKGLAPVKKRPGMYTDTDRPNHLVQEAIDNSVDEAIAGFANEIQVVLYNDNSIEVIDNGRGMPVDMHPEEGISGVEVIMTRLHAGAKFSNKNYKFSGGLHGVGVSVVNALSSKMEVKIKRDGKEHKLCFQDGEKFEELKIIGKLEKKKDTGSSVHFWPNPIYFDNPKISRSKLKHILRAKAVLCPKLKIRYYDEENNECLEWYYEDGLRDYLIESLKDYQIIPDAPFRGNFEIEDASAIWALVWLADEGDPVNESYVNLIPTIQGGTHINGFKAGLLGSIKEFCDFRKLLPRGIKLSTEDVWENCCYILSFKMDNPQFSGQTKERLTSREAANIISSGVKDTFSLWLNQHTEIGEKIAELSIKNAQKRLKTAKFIERKKITAGPALPGKLADCISQDPIKSELFLVEGDSAGGSAKQARDRQFQAIMPLRGKILNTWEVDSETILSSKEIHDISVAIGVNINSEDLSSLRYGKVCILADADSDGLHIATLICALFVRHFKEVVKKGHLYVAMPPLYRIDVGKEVFYALDDAEKNFIIKKYSGNSKKGKINVQRFKGLGEMNPIQLKETTMAVETRKLVQLIIDSDESTNDMMDMLLAKKRSSDRRLWLEQKGELSSL, from the coding sequence ATGGGAAAAAGTAATTTTATATCTGATTATACATCTGAAGATATAGAGGTTCTTAAGGGCTTAGCTCCTGTAAAAAAAAGACCTGGTATGTACACAGACACTGACAGGCCGAATCATCTTGTTCAAGAGGCAATTGATAATAGCGTAGATGAAGCTATAGCTGGGTTTGCTAATGAAATCCAAGTTGTTTTATATAATGATAATTCAATTGAAGTTATAGACAACGGAAGGGGGATGCCCGTTGATATGCATCCAGAAGAAGGAATATCTGGTGTTGAGGTAATAATGACAAGGCTTCACGCTGGAGCTAAATTTTCAAATAAGAATTATAAATTTTCTGGGGGGCTACATGGAGTAGGTGTTTCTGTTGTTAATGCCCTTTCATCAAAAATGGAAGTTAAAATAAAAAGAGATGGTAAAGAACATAAACTTTGTTTTCAAGATGGAGAAAAGTTTGAAGAATTAAAAATTATTGGAAAGCTTGAAAAAAAAAAAGATACGGGATCTTCTGTTCATTTTTGGCCTAACCCAATATATTTTGATAACCCTAAAATTTCAAGGTCAAAACTTAAACATATTTTAAGAGCCAAGGCTGTGCTTTGTCCTAAACTTAAAATTCGATATTATGATGAAGAAAATAATGAATGTTTGGAATGGTATTATGAGGATGGCCTTAGGGATTATCTTATTGAAAGTTTAAAGGACTACCAAATAATTCCAGATGCGCCTTTTAGAGGAAATTTTGAAATTGAAGATGCCTCAGCTATATGGGCTCTAGTTTGGCTCGCAGATGAAGGAGATCCTGTTAATGAAAGTTATGTTAATCTTATTCCTACTATTCAAGGAGGAACTCATATAAATGGCTTTAAAGCAGGACTTCTTGGGTCAATAAAAGAATTTTGCGATTTTAGAAAATTATTACCAAGGGGAATTAAATTATCAACGGAAGATGTCTGGGAGAATTGTTGTTATATTTTATCTTTTAAGATGGATAATCCACAATTTTCAGGTCAAACAAAGGAACGTCTTACGTCAAGGGAAGCTGCTAATATTATATCTTCTGGAGTTAAAGATACATTTAGTCTTTGGCTTAATCAGCATACTGAAATTGGGGAAAAAATTGCTGAACTTTCTATAAAAAATGCTCAAAAAAGACTTAAAACGGCTAAATTTATTGAAAGAAAAAAAATAACAGCCGGTCCTGCTCTGCCTGGCAAATTAGCTGATTGTATATCCCAGGATCCAATAAAATCAGAACTTTTCTTAGTTGAGGGAGATTCCGCTGGCGGATCCGCTAAACAGGCAAGGGATAGACAATTTCAAGCTATTATGCCTTTAAGGGGCAAAATCTTAAATACATGGGAAGTAGATTCAGAAACTATCCTAAGTTCTAAAGAAATTCATGACATATCTGTTGCTATAGGAGTGAATATTAATTCAGAAGACCTTTCAAGCTTAAGATACGGCAAAGTATGTATACTTGCTGATGCTGATTCGGACGGCCTTCACATTGCTACATTAATATGTGCCTTATTTGTCCGTCATTTTAAAGAAGTTGTCAAAAAAGGTCATTTATATGTTGCAATGCCCCCTCTATATAGGATAGATGTTGGTAAAGAAGTTTTTTATGCTCTTGATGATGCTGAAAAAAATTTTATTATAAAAAAATATTCAGGAAATAGTAAAAAAGGTAAAATAAATGTTCAGCGTTTTAAAGGGCTTGGAGAAATGAACCCTATTCAATTAAAAGAAACTACTATGGCTGTAGAAACAAGAAAGCTTGTTCAATTAATCATTGATTCAGATGAAAGTACTAATGATATGATGGATATGCTTTTGGCAAAAAAAAGGTCATCGGATAGGCGTTTATGGCTTGAACAAAAAGGAGAATTATCCTCATTATAG
- the parC gene encoding DNA topoisomerase IV subunit A: MEAALDFSQQMPLKNFTEKAYMEYSMYVILDRALPHISDGLKPVQRRIIYAMSELGLKSTAKYKKSARSVGDVIGKFHPHGDSACYEAMVLMAQPFSFRYPLIDGQGNWGAPDDPKSFAAMRYTESKLSPYAELLLSEIDQGTVDWMPNFDGTLEEPVTLPARVPNVILNGSTGIAVGMATDILPHNLVEVVNACVHILDNPDASLDDLCNYIQGPDFPTKVEIITPKTDIIKMYSTGTGMVRARAVYHVENSDIVITALPPHVYGSKVQEQIALQIQAKKLPMISDIRDESDHEEPTRIVLVPKSNRIDVEVVMSHLFATTDLEKSYRFNMNVIGLNGKPQVKNLLDLLKEWLDCRINTVRRRLQHQLNKILEKLHILEGYHIAYLNIEEIISIIRNENNPKSVLMERFALSDIQAEAILELKLRYIAKLEEVKINSEIDKLSKERAILERTLSSEKLMKNLVKKELLSDAKKYGDERNSKIVERSEAQAISVQELVPVEPVTVVLSSKGWIRAARGHDIEPENLSYKSGDKYLSSARGRSNQQSVFIDSTGRSYSLIANSLPSARGQGEPLTGRLNLPSGANFISVLIGNPDDTFILLASDSGYGFICKMSELYCKNRNGKVVLTLPNNSLPVQPVYVYDIETELVCALTTEGRLLIFPIKDLPVISRGKGNKIIQIPPERAKSREELLIELLVISQESHIVLYSGTRKLDLRPENLKNYFGQRGRRGEKLPNSFRKITKIETYKPIINNNR; encoded by the coding sequence ATGGAAGCTGCACTTGATTTTTCACAACAAATGCCCTTAAAGAATTTTACTGAAAAAGCATATATGGAATATTCCATGTATGTTATACTTGACAGAGCTTTACCCCATATTAGTGATGGTCTTAAGCCTGTTCAAAGAAGAATCATTTATGCCATGTCCGAACTCGGATTAAAATCAACGGCAAAATACAAAAAGTCCGCGAGAAGCGTTGGTGACGTTATAGGTAAATTTCATCCCCATGGCGATTCAGCGTGCTATGAAGCAATGGTATTAATGGCTCAGCCTTTTTCTTTTAGATACCCTCTTATTGATGGACAAGGAAATTGGGGCGCTCCTGATGATCCAAAATCATTCGCGGCAATGCGTTATACTGAATCTAAACTTTCGCCTTATGCTGAGCTTCTTTTAAGCGAAATTGACCAAGGCACGGTTGATTGGATGCCTAATTTTGATGGAACTCTTGAAGAACCAGTAACTCTTCCCGCTCGTGTACCAAATGTTATTTTAAATGGTTCGACAGGAATAGCAGTTGGTATGGCTACAGATATTCTTCCCCATAATTTAGTTGAAGTTGTAAATGCTTGCGTTCATATTTTAGATAATCCTGATGCATCTTTAGATGATTTATGTAATTATATTCAGGGGCCTGATTTCCCAACAAAGGTCGAAATTATTACTCCTAAAACAGATATAATAAAGATGTACAGTACAGGCACTGGAATGGTAAGAGCACGGGCTGTGTATCATGTTGAAAATAGTGATATAGTAATTACAGCTCTGCCCCCCCATGTGTATGGATCAAAAGTTCAAGAACAGATAGCTCTTCAAATTCAGGCAAAAAAACTTCCCATGATTTCTGATATAAGGGATGAATCTGACCATGAAGAACCAACTCGAATAGTTCTTGTTCCTAAATCAAACCGTATTGACGTTGAAGTTGTAATGTCCCATCTTTTTGCTACAACTGACCTTGAAAAGAGTTATAGATTTAACATGAACGTGATAGGTCTTAATGGAAAGCCTCAAGTAAAGAACCTTTTGGATTTACTTAAAGAGTGGCTTGATTGCAGGATAAATACTGTCAGGAGAAGACTTCAGCATCAGTTAAATAAAATTTTGGAAAAACTTCATATATTAGAAGGTTACCATATTGCTTATTTAAATATAGAGGAAATTATTTCTATAATAAGAAATGAAAATAATCCAAAATCTGTTTTGATGGAAAGGTTTGCTTTATCTGATATTCAAGCGGAAGCAATACTTGAATTAAAATTAAGATATATTGCAAAATTAGAAGAAGTAAAAATTAATTCCGAAATTGATAAACTCTCTAAAGAAAGAGCTATATTAGAAAGAACTCTTAGTTCTGAAAAATTAATGAAAAATCTTGTAAAAAAAGAACTTCTATCTGATGCTAAAAAATATGGTGATGAAAGAAATTCTAAAATTGTTGAAAGAAGCGAAGCTCAAGCGATATCCGTTCAGGAATTAGTTCCTGTTGAGCCTGTAACTGTAGTTTTATCGAGTAAAGGCTGGATTAGAGCTGCAAGAGGTCATGATATTGAGCCCGAAAATCTTAGTTATAAGTCTGGGGATAAATATTTGTCCTCAGCGCGAGGTAGAAGTAATCAACAATCTGTTTTTATTGATTCTACTGGAAGATCTTATTCTTTAATTGCTAATAGCCTTCCTTCTGCAAGGGGACAGGGAGAGCCTTTAACAGGAAGGCTTAACCTACCATCAGGGGCTAATTTCATATCTGTTTTAATTGGAAATCCTGATGATACATTTATTCTTTTAGCAAGTGATTCAGGTTATGGTTTTATTTGTAAAATGAGTGAACTTTATTGTAAGAATCGTAATGGAAAGGTTGTCTTGACTTTGCCGAATAATTCACTTCCTGTTCAACCTGTTTATGTGTATGATATAGAAACAGAGCTGGTATGTGCATTAACTACTGAGGGAAGATTACTTATTTTTCCAATAAAGGATTTGCCTGTAATTAGTAGAGGTAAAGGTAATAAAATTATTCAAATTCCTCCTGAAAGGGCTAAATCAAGGGAAGAACTTTTGATAGAGTTATTAGTTATTTCCCAAGAGAGCCATATTGTTTTATATTCAGGAACAAGAAAACTCGATTTAAGGCCTGAAAATTTGAAAAATTATTTTGGACAAAGGGGACGAAGAGGAGAGAAGCTCCCAAATTCCTTTCGTAAAATAACTAAAATAGAAACTTATAAGCCTATAATTAATAATAATAGATAA